A stretch of the Macrobrachium nipponense isolate FS-2020 chromosome 23, ASM1510439v2, whole genome shotgun sequence genome encodes the following:
- the LOC135199959 gene encoding calcium and integrin-binding family member 3-like — protein MGNNKSVFTVEELQEYEELTYLTRKEIILAWKRWEDLVGKAGVRNKSTRYPEEAIQEMPELKYNPFKRRITYVFSSARDGRMGFDDFLDLLSVMSDKAPLQLKAFYAFHIFDYNGDHMLDDEDLEFVIDRLTGQEKLLPEEKKQLVDKLLKEVDLDGGGISQEEFKHLLTKCPDFIHSFRFTV, from the exons ATGGGCAACAACAAGAGTGTGTTTACGGTGGAGGAACTCCAGGAGTACGAGGAGCTGACTTACCTCACTCGCAAGGAGATTATCTT ggcaTGGAAGAGATGGGAGGACCTCGTAGGAAAGGCAGGAGTTAGGAACAAGAGTACGAGGTATCCTGAGGAGGCTATTCAGGAGATGCCAGAACTGAAG TACAACCCGTTCAAGAGGAGAATCACCTACGTCTTCTCGTCGGCCAGAGACGGTCGCATGGGCTTCGATGACTTCCTGGACCTACTGTCAGTTATGAGCGACAAGGCGCCTCTCCAGCTGAAGGCTTTCTACGCTTTCCACATCTTTG ATTACAACGGTGACCACATGCTGGACGATGAAGACCTCGAGTTCGTCATTGACAGATTAACTGGCCAAGAAAAGCTTTTGCCAGAGGAGAAGAAGCAGTTAGTTGATAAG TTGTTAAAGGAAGTGGATCTGGACGGTGGAGGCATCTCCCAGGAGGAATTCAAACATCTGTTGACGAAGTGCCCAGACTTCATCCATTCATTCAGGTTTACGGTGTAA